One window of the Candidatus Chryseobacterium colombiense genome contains the following:
- the rpiB gene encoding ribose 5-phosphate isomerase B, which translates to MKRKIAIAADHAGFEYKQILIKHLEENFEVQDFGTYSTDSVDYPDFVHPAATSVENGENELGILLCGSGNGVQITANKHQKIRCALCWMPEIAELARQHNDANMISIPARFISKELAIEIVNRFLSTGFEGGRHQTRVDKIAVC; encoded by the coding sequence ATGAAAAGAAAAATTGCTATTGCAGCAGATCATGCAGGTTTTGAATACAAGCAGATCCTTATCAAGCATCTGGAAGAAAACTTCGAAGTTCAGGATTTCGGAACTTATTCTACAGACAGTGTTGACTATCCAGATTTTGTACATCCTGCGGCCACTTCAGTGGAAAACGGAGAAAACGAACTTGGAATCTTACTTTGCGGAAGCGGAAATGGAGTTCAAATCACTGCTAACAAACATCAGAAAATCCGTTGCGCACTTTGCTGGATGCCGGAAATTGCGGAGCTGGCGAGACAGCATAACGATGCTAATATGATTTCTATTCCGGCAAGATTTATTTCAAAAGAATTAGCGATAGAAATTGTAAACAGATTTCTTTCTACAGGTTTTGAAGGGGGAAGACACCAAACCAGAGTTGATAAAATTGCAGTTTGCTAA
- a CDS encoding DUF4139 domain-containing protein produces the protein MMKINVLVLFLTVFMCFGQENYTVTTSKIKEAKIYYSGGMVKQSFSADVLPGKNYIIIKEFGRNSGIDISSFKPDKKITLIRYESYNDNAFQYSDKIGKNYDTDAINDSIELYRKSYKKIEQDLSLIRNSIGIVQKNQGLQSPTSADIVKMIEFNQKTLKEFYTEETSLNAKLNATQSKISALENKRNVSSRNSGLSNILVLQVTSDKKQHVNFEVNQNIQGANWRPYYVIKSNGIQSPLKILYKAKIQQNTGLELKNVPIKLINGSFSSEDKPYELDRWFLRTEKDYYVSNQAFQREKSSSNERAYAIQEVAVIGKSKISQKTMKTEISLDKDTVIPTDIEVTEDINEFDVTTGYKYFTTPKLENKTFLLAYIKDYSKYNFLPGNADVFMEDMLIGTINIDTNQLTNEMLVSLGSDSNILTKRELINKQTKDLGEKEKFESYSYEITVKNNKDTTINLELKDQIPLSTAENVKIEMINPDNANYNKEQGSLIWNFNIKPNETKKIKFGFNVTLPKDLITVDIK, from the coding sequence ATGATGAAAATCAATGTATTAGTTCTTTTTTTAACTGTTTTCATGTGTTTTGGGCAGGAAAATTATACAGTAACGACCTCGAAAATAAAAGAGGCAAAAATCTATTACAGTGGCGGAATGGTGAAGCAATCTTTTTCTGCAGACGTCCTTCCGGGGAAAAATTATATCATTATTAAAGAGTTTGGAAGAAACTCAGGAATAGACATTTCTTCTTTTAAACCGGATAAGAAAATTACACTCATCCGATATGAATCTTATAACGATAATGCTTTTCAATATTCAGATAAAATTGGGAAAAACTATGATACAGATGCTATAAATGATAGTATTGAACTCTACAGAAAATCCTATAAAAAGATTGAACAGGACTTGTCCTTAATTAGAAACTCAATAGGAATTGTTCAGAAAAATCAAGGACTGCAAAGTCCTACTTCTGCTGATATAGTAAAAATGATAGAGTTTAATCAGAAAACGCTTAAAGAATTTTATACTGAAGAAACTTCTTTAAATGCGAAGCTTAATGCAACTCAAAGTAAAATCTCTGCTTTAGAAAACAAAAGAAACGTTTCTTCAAGAAATTCAGGGCTTTCTAATATTCTTGTTTTGCAGGTAACAAGTGATAAAAAGCAACATGTAAATTTTGAAGTTAATCAGAATATTCAGGGTGCAAACTGGCGTCCTTATTATGTAATTAAATCAAATGGAATCCAGTCGCCGCTAAAAATTTTATATAAAGCAAAAATACAGCAGAATACTGGTCTTGAGCTTAAAAATGTGCCTATAAAACTGATCAACGGAAGCTTCAGTTCTGAAGATAAGCCTTATGAGCTTGACCGTTGGTTTTTAAGAACAGAAAAAGATTATTATGTTTCCAATCAGGCATTTCAAAGAGAAAAAAGTTCCAGCAATGAAAGAGCATATGCCATACAGGAAGTTGCAGTTATCGGTAAGTCAAAAATTTCCCAGAAAACTATGAAAACCGAGATTAGTTTAGATAAAGATACCGTTATTCCTACAGATATTGAAGTTACGGAAGATATTAATGAATTTGATGTAACGACAGGATATAAATATTTTACGACTCCGAAGCTGGAAAACAAAACATTCCTTTTGGCATATATCAAAGATTATTCAAAATATAATTTTCTTCCGGGAAATGCAGACGTTTTTATGGAGGATATGTTGATTGGTACAATAAATATCGATACCAATCAGCTTACTAATGAGATGTTGGTCAGCCTTGGAAGTGATTCTAATATTCTTACAAAAAGAGAATTGATCAATAAACAAACTAAAGATTTAGGTGAAAAGGAAAAATTTGAAAGCTATTCTTATGAAATTACGGTTAAAAATAATAAAGATACTACCATAAATCTTGAATTGAAAGATCAGATTCCACTTTCTACGGCTGAAAATGTAAAAATAGAAATGATAAACCCTGATAATGCAAATTATAATAAAGAGCAGGGTTCACTTATTTGGAATTTTAATATAAAACCTAATGAAACTAAGAAGATTAAATTTGGATTTAACGTAACTTTGCCAAAAGATTTAATTACGGTAGATATAAAATAA
- a CDS encoding phosphoglycerate kinase — protein sequence MKTINDFNFNGKKALVRVDFNVPQDDQLKVTDNTRIVAVKPTVDKILKDGGSVILMAHLGRPKGEVKDEFSLRHIVDEVSDVLGQEVKFVDECIGEKAEKASADLKPGQILLLENLRFHNEEEKGDEAFAEKLSKLADAYVNDAFGTAHRAHASTAVIAKFFPSTKFFGLLMAKELQAIDKVLKSGERPVTAILGGSKVSTKITIIENILPAVDNLIIGGGMAFTFIKALGGKIGTSLVEEDKLPLALEILGKAKEHNVKVYLPSDTIIAESFSNDAERKEVDIYAIPEGWMGLDAGPKSRDHFNDVLLNSRTILWNGPIGVFEMSNFAAGTVALGDSIAESTRQGAFSLVGGGDSVAFVKQFGYGEKVSYVSTGGGAMLESLEGLELPGVAAINN from the coding sequence ATGAAAACAATCAATGATTTCAATTTTAATGGTAAAAAAGCTCTTGTAAGAGTAGATTTTAATGTTCCTCAGGATGATCAGTTGAAAGTAACAGATAATACGAGAATAGTAGCTGTAAAACCAACAGTTGATAAAATTCTTAAAGACGGAGGATCTGTAATTTTAATGGCTCACTTGGGAAGACCAAAAGGAGAAGTAAAGGATGAGTTTTCATTGAGACATATTGTAGATGAAGTATCTGATGTTCTAGGACAGGAAGTTAAGTTTGTAGATGAATGCATAGGAGAGAAGGCTGAAAAAGCTTCTGCCGATCTTAAACCGGGTCAAATCTTATTATTAGAGAACCTGCGTTTTCATAATGAAGAGGAAAAAGGTGATGAAGCATTTGCAGAAAAACTTTCCAAATTAGCAGATGCTTATGTAAATGATGCATTCGGAACCGCTCACAGAGCTCATGCTTCAACTGCTGTAATCGCTAAATTTTTTCCTTCAACTAAATTTTTCGGTTTATTGATGGCTAAAGAGCTTCAGGCAATCGATAAAGTATTAAAAAGTGGTGAACGTCCTGTAACTGCGATACTTGGAGGATCTAAAGTTTCTACTAAAATTACAATTATAGAGAATATTTTACCTGCAGTGGATAATTTAATTATCGGTGGAGGTATGGCATTTACTTTCATCAAAGCTCTTGGAGGTAAAATTGGTACTTCTCTGGTTGAAGAGGATAAATTACCTTTGGCTCTTGAAATTTTAGGAAAAGCTAAAGAACATAATGTAAAAGTATATCTTCCTTCAGATACCATTATTGCTGAGAGTTTTAGTAACGATGCAGAAAGAAAAGAAGTAGATATCTATGCTATTCCTGAAGGATGGATGGGATTGGATGCTGGTCCAAAATCAAGAGACCATTTCAATGATGTATTATTGAATTCAAGAACAATTCTTTGGAATGGACCAATTGGAGTTTTTGAAATGTCAAACTTTGCAGCAGGAACCGTTGCTCTGGGTGATAGCATTGCTGAATCTACGAGACAGGGAGCTTTCTCTTTAGTAGGTGGAGGAGATAGTGTTGCTTTCGTAAAGCAATTCGGTTATGGTGAAAAAGTAAGCTATGTTTCTACCGGAGGTGGAGCAATGTTAGAGAGTTTAGAAGGTTTAGAGCTTCCTGGAGTTGCCGCCATAAATAACTAA
- a CDS encoding class I SAM-dependent methyltransferase, translating into MKIKDHFLSQEIFEIKETETKGVFKTSPIPSNISKYYESEDYISHHQDSGSLKEKLYKFLQSFNLQYKKTILLDRIKKGSRVLDYGCGAGEFVKFIENDFETFGFEPDADARKAAKNKISKATILDNINTIEDQSLDAITLWHVFEHVENQDEMLEIFNNKLKEKGLLIIAVPNPTSYDAQHYKEYWAAYDVPRHVYHFSKKGMENLIAKKPSWKMRKIKPLVLDSYYISMLSEKYKKSPLFWIKATIYGTISNVKALFSNEYSSLIYIIEKK; encoded by the coding sequence ATGAAAATAAAAGATCATTTTCTTTCACAGGAAATATTCGAAATTAAAGAAACGGAAACAAAAGGAGTTTTTAAAACCTCCCCTATTCCATCCAATATTTCCAAATATTATGAAAGTGAAGATTATATTTCCCATCATCAGGATTCAGGAAGTTTAAAAGAAAAGCTTTATAAATTTTTACAGTCATTCAATTTACAGTATAAAAAAACAATACTTTTAGACAGAATTAAAAAAGGTTCAAGAGTATTGGATTACGGATGCGGAGCCGGAGAATTTGTAAAATTTATTGAAAATGATTTTGAAACTTTCGGTTTTGAGCCTGATGCTGATGCTAGAAAAGCTGCTAAAAATAAGATTTCAAAAGCAACAATTTTAGATAATATTAATACCATTGAGGATCAGAGTCTGGATGCCATTACTCTTTGGCATGTATTCGAACACGTGGAAAATCAGGATGAGATGCTTGAAATTTTCAATAACAAATTAAAAGAAAAAGGACTTTTAATTATTGCAGTTCCCAACCCTACTTCTTATGATGCGCAACATTATAAAGAATATTGGGCAGCTTATGATGTACCAAGACATGTGTATCATTTCTCAAAAAAAGGAATGGAAAATCTTATTGCCAAGAAACCAAGCTGGAAAATGAGAAAAATAAAACCATTAGTTCTTGATTCTTATTATATCTCGATGTTAAGCGAAAAATATAAAAAATCTCCTCTTTTTTGGATAAAAGCAACGATCTACGGAACAATTTCTAACGTAAAAGCCCTTTTTTCGAACGAATATTCAAGTTTGATCTACATTATCGAAAAAAAATAG
- the mnmG gene encoding tRNA uridine-5-carboxymethylaminomethyl(34) synthesis enzyme MnmG, with the protein MISEIYDVIVVGAGHAGCEAAAAAANLGSKTLLITMNMQTIGQMSCNPAMGGIAKGQIVREIDAMGGYSGIVADKSAIQFKMLNLSKGPAMWSPRTQNDRMLFAEEWRLALENTPNLDFFQDMVKQLIVENNKVVGVVTSLGIEIKGRSVVLTNGTFLNGLIHVGDKQLGGGRMGEPRAFGITEQLVSLGFEAGRMKTGTPPRVDGRSLDYSKMEEQKGDENPQKFSYLDTPKLTKQLSCHIVYTNETVHDILREGFDRSPMFNGTIQSLGPRYCPSIEDKINRFAERNRHQLFVEPEGWKTVEIYVNGFSSSLPEDVQIKAMKHIPGFENVKVFRPGYAIEYDYFPPTQLKHTLETKLIDNLYFAGQINGTTGYEEAAGQGLIAGINAHNKVKEKDEFILNRDEAYIGVLIDDLITKGTEEPYRMFTSRAEYRLLLRQDNADIRLTQKAFDLGLAKEDRLQRVNEKVAKSEELENFLRETSLKPGVINPILESIESSPVDQAYRAAQILTRPNMTLEKLDGIDFINEISSTYDDEVREQAEVNIKYRGYIEKEKENVAKLNRLENIKIPEDFDYTKISSLSAEAKQKMSNVRPKTIAQAGRISGVSPADINVLLVYLGR; encoded by the coding sequence ATGATTTCAGAAATATATGATGTAATCGTAGTTGGTGCCGGTCACGCAGGATGTGAAGCAGCAGCTGCAGCAGCCAATCTGGGTTCAAAGACTCTGCTTATCACAATGAATATGCAGACTATCGGACAGATGAGCTGTAACCCTGCGATGGGTGGAATCGCGAAAGGACAAATTGTGCGTGAAATCGATGCAATGGGTGGTTATTCAGGAATTGTAGCCGACAAATCTGCTATACAGTTCAAAATGCTCAACCTGTCCAAAGGTCCGGCAATGTGGTCTCCTAGAACACAAAACGACAGAATGCTTTTTGCAGAAGAATGGCGTTTAGCATTAGAAAATACTCCCAATCTGGACTTCTTCCAGGATATGGTAAAACAACTTATCGTTGAGAATAACAAGGTAGTAGGTGTAGTAACTTCATTGGGAATTGAGATAAAAGGACGTTCTGTAGTACTTACCAACGGTACTTTTCTTAATGGTTTGATCCACGTTGGAGATAAGCAGTTAGGAGGAGGAAGAATGGGAGAACCTAGAGCTTTCGGAATCACAGAACAATTGGTTTCCCTAGGATTTGAAGCAGGAAGAATGAAAACAGGTACTCCACCAAGAGTAGACGGAAGAAGCTTGGATTATTCTAAAATGGAAGAACAGAAAGGAGACGAAAATCCTCAAAAATTCAGCTATTTAGATACGCCTAAGTTAACCAAACAATTAAGTTGTCATATTGTTTATACCAACGAAACCGTACACGATATTTTACGTGAAGGATTTGACAGAAGTCCTATGTTCAATGGTACAATTCAGAGTTTAGGACCAAGATATTGTCCTAGTATTGAAGATAAAATCAACCGTTTTGCAGAAAGAAACAGACATCAGTTATTCGTAGAGCCGGAAGGTTGGAAAACCGTAGAAATCTATGTAAATGGTTTCAGTTCTTCCCTTCCTGAAGATGTGCAGATCAAAGCAATGAAACATATTCCGGGATTTGAAAATGTAAAAGTATTCCGTCCTGGCTATGCTATTGAATATGACTACTTCCCTCCTACTCAATTAAAGCATACTTTAGAGACAAAACTGATCGATAATTTATACTTTGCAGGGCAAATTAACGGTACAACTGGCTATGAAGAAGCAGCAGGACAAGGTCTGATTGCAGGGATTAATGCTCACAATAAAGTAAAAGAAAAAGATGAATTTATCTTAAATAGAGATGAAGCTTATATTGGAGTTTTAATTGATGATTTAATTACAAAAGGAACGGAAGAACCTTACAGAATGTTTACTTCCAGAGCAGAATACAGACTTCTTTTAAGACAGGATAACGCAGATATAAGACTTACTCAGAAGGCTTTTGATCTAGGGTTGGCAAAAGAAGACAGATTACAAAGAGTAAACGAAAAAGTAGCTAAAAGTGAGGAACTTGAGAACTTCCTACGAGAAACCTCTTTAAAACCAGGAGTTATTAATCCTATTCTTGAAAGTATAGAAAGCAGCCCGGTTGATCAGGCTTACAGAGCAGCTCAAATCCTTACAAGACCAAATATGACATTAGAAAAGCTTGATGGAATCGACTTTATTAATGAGATTTCTTCCACTTATGATGATGAAGTAAGAGAGCAAGCAGAAGTTAATATTAAATACAGAGGTTATATAGAAAAGGAAAAAGAGAATGTAGCCAAACTAAATCGTTTAGAAAATATTAAAATTCCGGAGGATTTTGACTATACAAAAATCTCAAGTTTGTCAGCCGAAGCGAAACAAAAAATGTCAAATGTAAGACCAAAAACAATTGCTCAGGCAGGAAGAATAAGTGGTGTTTCCCCTGCCGATATAAATGTTTTACTGGTCTATTTAGGACGTTAA
- the ybeY gene encoding rRNA maturation RNase YbeY yields MIQFFYENLSESVNTDYTAWLKDIILSEGKKLGEINYIFCDDEYLLKVNQDYLQHDYYTDIITFDYVKGKTISGEIFVSLQRISDNASTLSKDYEEELRRVLAHGILHLCGYKDKTEEEEKGMRAKEDYYLTKYN; encoded by the coding sequence ATGATACAATTCTTTTACGAAAACTTATCCGAATCTGTAAATACAGACTACACAGCTTGGCTGAAAGACATCATTCTTTCAGAAGGAAAAAAACTTGGCGAAATTAATTATATCTTCTGTGACGATGAATATCTGCTGAAGGTAAATCAGGATTATCTGCAGCATGATTACTATACAGACATCATCACTTTCGACTATGTGAAAGGAAAAACAATAAGCGGAGAGATTTTCGTATCTTTGCAGCGCATTTCAGATAACGCTTCTACCCTATCCAAAGATTATGAAGAAGAACTGAGAAGAGTTTTAGCTCACGGTATTCTTCACCTTTGCGGATATAAGGATAAAACCGAGGAAGAAGAAAAAGGAATGCGGGCAAAAGAAGATTATTATTTAACTAAATATAATTAA
- a CDS encoding patatin-like phospholipase family protein, producing the protein MRKLLIILFAFQLLLIQSQVKKDLVIPKNPRIGLSLAGGGAKGFSHVGVLKILDSLGVKVDYIAGTSMGAIVGGLYASGYSGKEIEKIVMDTDFYSLIMDPKAKRQETTFYNKSVDKYLLSIPLKNGKITLPSSISTGQKNVYLLKELFKNVSNIDDFSKLPIPFMCVATNLESGDMQIFEKGDLVQSIMASSAFPSLMDPVKIGDSIYIDGAMSVNYPSKPLKDKGIDIVIGVDLNQDLSKREDLNNIIAILNQVIDFGIKKDTRRQYKYTDINIKPDLKGMTATSYDDKKKILDSGYAEGLKYVDILDQLPKRPFDRLRQQINPIYSNVYKIDSISIDGGRIYGKNYVLGKMGLRLPSLETYGSINKKIDKLVATNNYRFINYDIVTENNANYLKLYVTEDETRHFLKFGLHYDEIFKTGLLLNYSAKRLLFKNTNLSLDVVVGDQPRYYLNYFIDNGYIPGLGIYSSGMSFTLRDINNYDVDKWEWLRNEIYIQSIWKDKFAIGGGLSHDYFVAESNGTNKRYNRFLNPYIFLKSDTQNDKDFPTRGIYINAEGKVIDLLKSEVEKRLVQVKADIRINIPLTKYFSYRLNLYGGITIGENLPQYYQYRLGGIFEQNVVNFKSFAGFNFAQLNTNNVVLISNDVQFKFNKNYFVSGNFSFANLSDDISFEDTVKLNYSSLGITAGYKSPFGQIKINFSHSLKNNQKGIFSVILGHWF; encoded by the coding sequence ATGAGAAAACTCCTGATCATTTTATTTGCTTTTCAGCTGCTTTTGATACAGTCTCAGGTAAAGAAAGATTTAGTGATTCCTAAGAATCCCAGAATTGGACTTTCACTTGCAGGTGGTGGAGCTAAAGGATTTTCTCATGTGGGTGTACTTAAAATACTGGATTCCTTGGGAGTAAAGGTAGATTATATTGCAGGAACAAGTATGGGAGCCATTGTAGGAGGTCTATATGCCTCAGGATATTCCGGAAAAGAAATTGAAAAGATTGTGATGGATACCGATTTCTATTCGTTAATCATGGATCCTAAAGCGAAACGTCAGGAAACTACTTTTTATAATAAATCCGTTGATAAATACCTTTTATCCATTCCGTTAAAAAACGGAAAAATCACTCTTCCTTCTTCAATCAGTACCGGCCAAAAAAATGTTTACTTGCTGAAAGAACTGTTTAAGAACGTTTCGAATATTGATGACTTCTCCAAACTTCCGATTCCTTTTATGTGTGTAGCCACTAATCTTGAAAGTGGGGATATGCAGATTTTTGAAAAAGGAGACTTGGTACAATCTATTATGGCAAGCTCAGCTTTTCCTTCTTTAATGGATCCCGTAAAAATTGGAGACAGTATTTATATCGATGGAGCCATGAGCGTAAACTATCCTTCAAAGCCTTTAAAGGACAAAGGAATCGATATTGTGATCGGTGTGGACCTTAACCAGGATCTGTCAAAAAGAGAGGATTTAAACAACATTATAGCGATTTTAAATCAGGTTATTGATTTCGGAATTAAAAAAGATACCAGAAGGCAGTATAAATATACTGATATTAATATCAAACCTGACCTCAAAGGAATGACTGCCACAAGCTATGATGATAAAAAGAAGATCCTAGATAGCGGTTATGCAGAAGGTTTGAAATATGTAGATATTCTGGACCAGTTACCCAAGCGTCCGTTTGACCGTCTCAGACAGCAGATAAACCCTATATATTCCAACGTCTATAAGATTGACAGCATTTCTATTGACGGAGGTAGAATTTACGGTAAAAATTACGTTCTTGGGAAAATGGGATTACGCCTCCCCTCTCTTGAAACTTACGGAAGCATCAATAAAAAAATTGACAAGCTGGTTGCAACTAATAATTACCGTTTTATCAATTATGATATAGTTACTGAAAATAACGCAAATTACCTCAAGCTATACGTAACAGAAGATGAAACCAGACATTTTTTGAAATTTGGATTGCATTATGATGAGATCTTCAAAACAGGATTGCTTTTAAATTATTCTGCAAAACGTCTTTTATTTAAAAATACCAATCTCTCCTTAGATGTTGTTGTAGGAGATCAACCAAGATACTATTTAAACTATTTTATAGATAACGGCTACATTCCCGGCTTGGGAATTTATTCGTCAGGAATGAGCTTTACACTTAGAGACATTAATAATTATGATGTAGATAAATGGGAATGGCTCCGAAATGAAATATATATCCAATCGATATGGAAAGATAAATTTGCCATCGGAGGAGGATTAAGCCACGATTATTTCGTCGCAGAGTCAAATGGAACCAATAAAAGATATAATAGATTCCTGAACCCTTACATCTTTTTGAAAAGCGACACTCAAAATGATAAGGACTTCCCTACCCGCGGAATTTACATTAATGCAGAAGGTAAGGTAATTGATTTATTAAAATCCGAAGTAGAAAAAAGACTGGTTCAGGTAAAAGCAGATATCAGAATCAATATCCCTTTAACAAAATACTTCAGCTATCGTCTTAATTTATATGGAGGAATTACAATTGGAGAAAATCTTCCTCAATACTATCAATACAGACTGGGAGGAATTTTCGAACAAAATGTAGTTAATTTTAAAAGCTTTGCAGGATTTAATTTTGCTCAGCTGAACACCAATAATGTAGTTTTGATTTCCAATGATGTTCAATTTAAGTTTAATAAAAATTATTTTGTCAGCGGAAATTTCTCTTTTGCAAATCTTTCAGACGATATCAGTTTTGAAGACACCGTAAAGTTAAATTATAGCTCTCTGGGAATTACTGCAGGCTATAAATCTCCTTTCGGACAAATAAAGATCAACTTTAGTCACTCACTTAAAAATAATCAAAAAGGTATATTCAGTGTTATTTTAGGACACTGGTTTTAA